One window from the genome of Cyclobacterium amurskyense encodes:
- a CDS encoding mechanosensitive ion channel family protein, giving the protein MEINKYYDIIAEKLTGWLELLVKMLPNFVVAVLVLIAFIFAGRLVRNISDKLLDKAIKNKSLSSIISKVIYIIVVTIGLFTALSFLNLDKTVSSLLAGAGIIGLALGFAFQDIATNFIAGFFMAIKRPFKIGQVIHCEGHSGVIKHIGIRTTELTSFQGQEVIIPNKMLFQNPLVNDSENTYKRIDLNVGVSYGEDLERVRDIAIEAVRNTPNINKNKDIDLVYLAFGSSSIDFRIMIWVAFKSQLEFLKSQSEAIIAIKKAFDKEDIMIPFPIRTLDFGIKGGEKLNEVLPQIEMQSNLGEKSQRNSSS; this is encoded by the coding sequence ATGGAGATTAATAAATATTACGATATTATTGCTGAAAAATTAACTGGATGGTTAGAGCTTCTGGTTAAAATGCTTCCAAACTTTGTAGTAGCAGTTTTGGTGCTAATAGCATTTATTTTTGCGGGAAGATTAGTTAGGAATATTAGTGATAAACTACTGGATAAGGCAATAAAGAATAAATCTCTTTCTTCCATAATTTCTAAAGTTATCTATATCATAGTTGTGACAATAGGTCTCTTTACAGCCTTAAGTTTCCTAAACCTTGACAAGACAGTTTCTTCATTGCTTGCCGGTGCGGGAATTATTGGCTTGGCCTTGGGTTTTGCTTTTCAAGACATTGCTACCAATTTTATTGCTGGGTTTTTCATGGCCATCAAACGTCCATTTAAAATTGGACAAGTAATTCATTGTGAAGGCCACAGCGGTGTGATAAAACATATTGGAATACGTACTACTGAATTGACTTCCTTTCAGGGGCAAGAAGTTATTATTCCCAATAAAATGCTTTTTCAGAATCCTTTGGTAAATGATTCTGAGAATACTTATAAGAGAATAGACCTAAATGTAGGCGTATCCTATGGGGAGGATTTGGAACGTGTGAGAGACATTGCCATTGAAGCAGTGAGAAACACCCCGAATATCAATAAAAACAAAGACATTGATCTTGTGTATTTGGCTTTTGGAAGCAGCTCTATTGATTTTAGAATCATGATTTGGGTGGCATTTAAAAGTCAATTGGAGTTCCTGAAAAGCCAAAGTGAAGCGATCATAGCCATCAAAAAAGCATTTGATAAAGAGGACATCATGATTCCTTTCCCGATCAGAACATTGGATTTTGGAATTAAAGGGGGTGAAAAATTGAATGAGGTATTACCTCAAATAGAAATGCAATCAAATTTAGGAGAAAAAAGCCAACGGAACTCATCCAGCTAA
- a CDS encoding lipocalin family protein — translation MKISKLIYSLLTGLIMMGLFSCATIPKGAEAVKPFDKEKYLGKWYEIARLDFKFERNLNNTTASYSLNDNGTIKVDNQGYNTKKEEWTQAIGKAKFVGDDDIAKLKVSFFGPFYSGYNVIAIDKEYKYALVAGESLKYLWILSRETEIPEDVKNEYLKMAEKIGYNTSELIWVEHTKQD, via the coding sequence ATGAAAATTAGCAAATTGATTTACTCACTATTAACAGGCTTGATAATGATGGGACTTTTTTCTTGTGCGACAATACCAAAAGGGGCAGAAGCTGTAAAACCTTTTGATAAAGAAAAATACCTTGGAAAATGGTATGAAATTGCCAGACTGGATTTCAAGTTTGAAAGGAATTTGAATAATACTACTGCCAGCTATTCCTTAAATGACAATGGAACCATCAAGGTTGACAATCAAGGGTACAATACCAAAAAGGAAGAATGGACCCAAGCGATAGGCAAGGCAAAATTCGTAGGTGATGATGATATTGCCAAGCTTAAAGTGTCCTTCTTTGGGCCTTTTTATTCAGGGTACAATGTGATCGCTATTGACAAAGAATACAAATATGCTTTGGTGGCAGGGGAAAGTCTAAAGTACCTGTGGATACTTTCGCGTGAGACTGAGATACCCGAAGATGTAAAGAACGAATACCTAAAGATGGCCGAGAAAATTGGTTACAATACCTCCGAGCTGATTTGGGTTGAACATACTAAGCAGGATTAA
- a CDS encoding M28 family metallopeptidase: MENYLKVLIVALLFISCENNKTLSTNSVEVDQTTIGNHIERLASDEFLGRKPFTEGEVKTVTYLKDEFEKLGLLPGNGESFFQDVPMVEILGKPSDNMRISGQNIGFDLGYLKDFVATTNKTVPKVSLENSELVFAGYGIVAPEYGWNDYEGIDWKGKTAVVLINDPGFKSGDSTLFKGNAMTYYGRWTYKYEEAARQGAAGVIIIHETEPASYGWNVIESSWSGARLVIENDLPLLDVESWISAESAKKLFDASAMKGQDYKAIAHDKGFQPIPLDLSVSVGIENKIKKDVSQNVLAMIHGTSQKDEFIIYSAHWDHLGVGKAVEGDSIYNGAVDNATGTAGLLAIAEAFKKSKPTKRSLVFIALTGEEQGLLGSAYYAAYPIFDPGKSVANINMDALFSPGEMKDLTITGYGQSEMDEYAKAAAEEQGRYVIPDPVAEKGYFFRSDHFNFAKIGIPALYASGSYEGFDHSIEDIKAFNKSYEEFKYHQVADNYDAKTFELSGMRLDLQLFYNVGLKLANEDYFPKWYDSSEFKAARK; encoded by the coding sequence ATGGAAAATTATTTAAAAGTTTTAATAGTCGCATTGCTTTTCATTAGTTGTGAAAACAACAAAACCTTAAGCACAAATAGCGTTGAAGTAGATCAAACAACTATAGGCAATCACATTGAAAGGCTGGCTTCAGATGAATTTCTAGGTAGAAAACCATTTACTGAGGGGGAAGTGAAAACTGTGACTTATTTAAAGGATGAGTTTGAGAAGTTGGGGCTTTTGCCAGGAAATGGGGAAAGTTTTTTTCAAGATGTTCCAATGGTGGAAATCTTAGGGAAACCCTCAGACAACATGAGGATAAGTGGCCAAAACATCGGTTTTGATTTGGGCTACTTAAAAGACTTTGTAGCCACAACAAATAAAACAGTACCAAAAGTAAGCCTGGAAAACTCAGAACTTGTGTTTGCTGGTTATGGGATTGTTGCTCCTGAATATGGGTGGAATGATTACGAGGGCATTGACTGGAAAGGAAAAACAGCCGTGGTTTTAATCAATGATCCGGGCTTTAAATCGGGGGATTCAACATTGTTTAAAGGCAATGCAATGACTTATTATGGCCGTTGGACTTACAAGTATGAAGAAGCAGCAAGGCAAGGTGCAGCTGGAGTAATTATCATTCATGAAACCGAACCGGCTTCTTATGGCTGGAATGTGATAGAATCTAGTTGGAGCGGTGCCAGATTGGTAATTGAAAATGATTTACCCCTTTTAGATGTAGAGTCTTGGATAAGTGCTGAAAGTGCTAAAAAATTATTTGACGCATCAGCCATGAAAGGGCAGGATTACAAAGCCATTGCCCATGATAAAGGTTTTCAACCTATTCCACTAGATTTAAGTGTTTCAGTTGGTATTGAGAATAAAATTAAAAAAGACGTTTCTCAAAACGTATTGGCAATGATACATGGTACTAGCCAGAAGGATGAATTTATTATTTACTCTGCCCATTGGGATCATTTAGGCGTAGGCAAGGCCGTGGAAGGTGACTCCATTTACAATGGAGCGGTGGACAATGCAACAGGTACAGCAGGCTTATTGGCGATAGCAGAAGCATTTAAGAAAAGTAAACCTACAAAGCGATCGCTTGTATTTATTGCCTTAACCGGTGAGGAACAGGGCTTATTGGGTTCGGCCTATTATGCTGCATATCCTATTTTTGATCCGGGTAAATCGGTTGCCAATATTAATATGGATGCGCTTTTTAGCCCTGGGGAAATGAAAGATCTAACCATTACCGGGTATGGTCAGTCTGAAATGGATGAATACGCCAAAGCAGCAGCCGAAGAGCAAGGCAGGTATGTCATTCCAGATCCTGTGGCAGAAAAAGGATATTTCTTCAGGTCAGACCATTTTAATTTTGCTAAAATTGGTATCCCTGCTTTGTATGCTAGTGGTTCTTATGAAGGATTTGATCATAGCATAGAAGATATCAAGGCTTTCAATAAATCTTATGAAGAATTTAAATACCACCAGGTTGCTGATAATTACGATGCTAAAACCTTTGAATTAAGTGGTATGAGGTTAGACCTGCAGCTATTTTATAATGTAGGGTTGAAATTGGCTAATGAAGATTATTTCCCAAAATGGTATGATAGCAGTGAATTTAAAGCAGCAAGAAAATAA
- a CDS encoding ligand-binding sensor domain-containing protein, with translation MKYLPALFFLFVFCTSCQNQDKSESSKNGVKPEIKKEVITSQGPQGITRTIIQDSKGAIWIAAFDGIFRYDGKSFTNITSKVSSARFFSVLEDSKGNMCFGTIGSGVYYYDGKTFKNFTTKEGLVNNEIGTIYEDSKGDIWFGANGGASRFDGESFKNYMMKGEYMSEVGAGEIYPNLKRNSNEVTSIIEDQSGKFWFGTRGNAFVYDGETFTVLRDKGKPFINVRSIIEDNKGTIWLGSQFGLWRYDDSTFTKITQNGVSYVYKGKDGDIWTSSSTDRGWVLSKYDEKFLLNKKPIAREINPNKGKMLFGILEANDGSIWFGADGAYRYDGNTVIDSDGKVVGNNWTGQ, from the coding sequence ATGAAATACCTACCTGCTTTGTTCTTCCTATTTGTCTTTTGCACTTCCTGTCAAAATCAAGACAAATCGGAGTCCTCAAAAAATGGTGTTAAGCCTGAAATCAAAAAAGAAGTAATCACTTCGCAAGGACCTCAAGGTATAACGCGAACGATTATTCAAGACAGTAAGGGAGCTATCTGGATAGCTGCATTTGATGGGATATTCCGGTACGATGGGAAGTCTTTTACCAATATCACCAGTAAGGTGAGTTCGGCGCGCTTTTTTTCTGTTTTAGAAGATAGCAAAGGCAATATGTGCTTTGGTACTATTGGATCAGGTGTCTATTATTACGATGGTAAAACTTTTAAAAATTTCACGACCAAGGAGGGCCTCGTTAACAATGAAATTGGTACTATTTATGAAGACAGTAAAGGGGATATTTGGTTTGGTGCCAATGGAGGAGCAAGTCGTTTTGATGGAGAATCATTTAAGAACTATATGATGAAGGGAGAGTATATGAGCGAAGTCGGGGCAGGGGAAATTTATCCAAATCTTAAGCGCAATTCTAATGAAGTTACTTCTATAATTGAGGACCAATCTGGGAAATTTTGGTTTGGCACAAGGGGAAATGCCTTCGTTTATGATGGGGAAACATTTACAGTTTTAAGGGATAAGGGCAAGCCGTTTATCAATGTTCGATCCATAATTGAAGACAATAAAGGCACTATCTGGCTGGGTAGCCAGTTTGGCCTTTGGCGCTATGACGACAGTACATTTACCAAAATCACTCAGAATGGCGTAAGTTACGTCTACAAAGGTAAAGATGGTGATATTTGGACGAGTTCATCAACTGATCGGGGTTGGGTGCTTTCCAAATATGATGAAAAATTCTTGCTCAATAAAAAGCCCATAGCACGCGAAATAAATCCAAATAAAGGCAAGATGCTTTTTGGGATTTTAGAAGCAAATGATGGAAGTATATGGTTTGGTGCTGATGGGGCGTATCGTTATGATGGAAATACTGTTATCGACTCAGATGGTAAAGTGGTCGGTAATAATTGGACTGGCCAATGA
- a CDS encoding Ppx/GppA phosphatase family protein has protein sequence MKKKAAVIDMGTNTFHLLMIAFDSNGFEVIYQEKVPVKIGQGGINQNLILPEAEKRGLHTLGHFQNLIKGEEITRIFAFATSAVRNADNGLAFIHKIKQQTGIEVQIIDGEREAELIYKGIRQSACLNEENALMMDIGGGSVEFIIGNEEDILWKGSFEIGGQRLLDLFHYHDPILPEEVEKLSDYLSKKLLPLTNAIKEHAPEQLIGASGTFDTLTDMYLANEGKKKDRKIIKHFLPVTDFEAMATDLLLLDKAKRLKIPGMIPMRVDMIVVASCLIRFILQHVKTNKLICSTYSLKEGAVSEAMAKVAEKNNSSLATTQ, from the coding sequence ATGAAAAAGAAGGCGGCAGTCATCGACATGGGTACCAATACCTTTCATTTGCTAATGATAGCATTTGACAGCAATGGTTTTGAGGTAATCTACCAGGAAAAAGTACCTGTGAAAATTGGTCAGGGGGGCATCAATCAAAACCTTATCCTACCAGAAGCCGAAAAACGTGGCTTACATACCCTCGGGCACTTCCAAAACCTGATTAAAGGCGAGGAAATTACCCGAATTTTCGCTTTTGCCACGAGTGCTGTCAGGAATGCTGACAATGGACTTGCATTTATCCATAAAATAAAACAGCAAACCGGTATTGAGGTGCAAATTATTGATGGAGAAAGGGAGGCAGAGTTAATTTATAAAGGCATCCGACAAAGTGCTTGCCTCAACGAAGAGAATGCCCTGATGATGGACATCGGAGGAGGCTCTGTAGAATTCATTATTGGCAATGAAGAAGATATCCTCTGGAAAGGTAGTTTTGAAATAGGAGGCCAAAGACTGCTAGACTTGTTTCATTACCATGACCCCATCTTGCCTGAAGAAGTAGAGAAACTTTCTGATTATTTATCCAAAAAGTTACTCCCACTTACCAATGCCATAAAAGAACATGCTCCTGAACAACTTATTGGTGCCTCAGGTACCTTTGACACCTTAACGGACATGTACCTTGCAAACGAAGGAAAGAAAAAAGACAGAAAAATAATCAAGCATTTTTTACCAGTTACTGATTTTGAGGCAATGGCTACAGACCTTTTGCTCTTAGACAAAGCAAAACGACTCAAAATCCCTGGCATGATCCCAATGAGAGTGGACATGATCGTAGTAGCCTCCTGCCTGATTCGCTTTATTTTACAGCACGTTAAAACAAACAAGCTAATTTGTTCCACCTATTCACTAAAAGAAGGGGCCGTCTCAGAAGCCATGGCAAAGGTGGCAGAGAAAAATAATTCTAGCTTAGCTACCACACAATAA
- a CDS encoding Ldh family oxidoreductase, with product MNFTHHQLEKFTIAVLQKIGCPEEDAKTAAAVLLSADLRGVDSHGVARLSGYVRLWEAGRINPTPNVQVVHETPSTAVVDGDAGLGLVVAPYAMKVAIEKAKIAGTGWVSVKNSNHYGIAGVHAMQALQHDMIGISLTNASPLVSPTFSKERLLGTNPISVAIPAKEQPPFVLDMATTTAANGKLEILQRKKGQAPAGWIQDKDGKSTTDPLGVKDGGALLPLGGDREHGSQKGYGLGAVVDIFSAVLSGANYGPWVPPFVAFLEPHPNPVGEGLGHFFGAMRVDAFRPADEFKDHMDNWIGRFREATPIDGHEKVLIPGDPERELEAERRAKGIPLLTAVVDDLRALGDKLGVDWE from the coding sequence ATGAATTTCACACACCATCAATTAGAAAAATTTACAATTGCTGTTTTACAAAAAATAGGATGCCCTGAAGAAGATGCGAAAACGGCCGCTGCCGTGCTTCTTTCTGCTGACCTTCGTGGCGTAGACTCCCATGGTGTAGCCCGCTTATCGGGCTATGTCAGGTTATGGGAAGCCGGAAGGATAAATCCTACGCCTAACGTTCAGGTAGTGCATGAAACGCCAAGTACCGCTGTAGTAGACGGTGATGCTGGTCTGGGTTTGGTAGTCGCTCCTTATGCCATGAAAGTGGCCATCGAAAAAGCCAAAATAGCTGGAACTGGATGGGTGTCTGTAAAAAACTCCAACCACTATGGAATTGCGGGAGTCCATGCCATGCAAGCCTTGCAACATGACATGATTGGCATTTCGCTTACCAATGCAAGTCCTTTGGTAAGCCCTACTTTTTCTAAAGAGCGCCTTCTGGGCACCAACCCAATTTCGGTGGCCATTCCTGCTAAAGAGCAACCCCCATTTGTACTGGACATGGCAACCACCACTGCGGCCAATGGAAAATTGGAAATTTTGCAGAGAAAAAAAGGACAGGCTCCAGCCGGTTGGATACAGGACAAGGATGGGAAATCCACGACTGATCCATTGGGTGTAAAAGATGGGGGTGCACTTTTACCCTTAGGAGGAGACAGGGAACATGGTTCCCAAAAAGGCTATGGCTTAGGCGCGGTGGTAGATATATTTTCAGCGGTGCTTTCCGGAGCCAATTATGGCCCATGGGTACCTCCCTTCGTCGCATTTTTGGAACCGCACCCTAATCCTGTAGGGGAAGGCTTGGGTCATTTCTTTGGCGCCATGCGCGTGGATGCTTTCCGACCTGCAGACGAATTCAAAGATCATATGGACAATTGGATCGGCAGATTTAGAGAAGCTACACCAATAGATGGGCATGAGAAAGTATTAATTCCAGGAGATCCTGAACGTGAACTGGAAGCAGAAAGAAGAGCCAAAGGCATTCCTTTACTTACAGCAGTTGTAGATGATTTACGCGCCCTTGGCGATAAATTGGGCGTTGACTGGGAATAA
- a CDS encoding NRAMP family divalent metal transporter — protein sequence MKIKQFLKTLGPGILFASTAIGVSHLVQSTKAGAEYGFGLVGFIIAANLFKWPFFEFGSRYAAATGQSLIDGYQKISPWFSRLYLGINLVSMFFVNAAVSLVAAGFLQNLFNIELAAIYFFVPSVVLLLFSFSFLALGRYSLLDSGIKIIGSFMFVSTLLAFFIAIFDGPKVPIQNFSIFAHLTPHSLPFVIALMGWMPAAIDSSTWNSLWTIARSKQSGYAPTVKESVFEFNIGYWISATLSICFVVLGAFLLFNTGNLLPDNNVAFATGVVNLYTAQLGSWTFIIIAAAGFSIMLGTCIGVMDGYARSTARVIAVMRNQEEKQSDYLLWLVLITLGGMLVIGLFMASFNQLIGLATTISFLIAPIIAMLNYKLIFSQHLTKKQQPGKAMQWLSIAGIGFLFLFSFVLIYFNWFQ from the coding sequence TTGAAAATAAAACAATTTTTAAAGACTTTAGGACCGGGTATTCTCTTTGCGAGCACAGCCATTGGTGTTTCGCACCTAGTGCAAAGCACGAAAGCAGGTGCAGAATATGGCTTTGGCTTGGTGGGATTTATTATCGCAGCAAATCTATTCAAGTGGCCTTTCTTCGAATTTGGCTCCAGGTATGCAGCAGCCACCGGACAGTCACTAATCGATGGCTACCAAAAAATCAGCCCTTGGTTTTCCCGTCTGTATTTGGGGATAAACCTCGTCTCCATGTTTTTTGTAAATGCAGCTGTGAGTTTAGTAGCAGCAGGTTTTTTACAAAACTTATTCAATATTGAATTGGCCGCTATCTATTTCTTTGTTCCATCAGTAGTCTTGTTACTTTTCTCTTTTTCCTTTCTGGCACTGGGAAGGTATTCACTGCTAGATTCTGGAATTAAGATTATTGGTAGCTTTATGTTTGTCAGCACGCTCTTGGCATTCTTTATTGCAATTTTCGATGGCCCAAAGGTACCGATTCAAAACTTCTCTATTTTTGCTCATCTTACACCCCATTCATTGCCATTTGTAATTGCACTGATGGGCTGGATGCCGGCAGCCATTGACTCCTCCACCTGGAACAGTCTCTGGACCATTGCCAGAAGCAAACAAAGTGGCTATGCCCCCACCGTCAAAGAATCGGTTTTTGAATTCAATATTGGCTATTGGATCTCTGCTACCTTGTCCATTTGTTTTGTAGTGCTTGGTGCTTTTTTGCTTTTCAACACAGGGAACCTACTTCCCGACAATAATGTAGCTTTTGCCACTGGGGTGGTCAATCTCTATACCGCACAGCTGGGCTCTTGGACATTTATAATCATTGCCGCTGCAGGTTTTTCCATTATGCTAGGCACTTGCATTGGGGTCATGGATGGTTATGCCCGCTCCACGGCAAGGGTAATTGCCGTGATGCGCAATCAGGAGGAAAAGCAATCAGATTACCTGCTCTGGCTGGTGCTAATCACCCTTGGAGGCATGCTGGTCATCGGTCTTTTTATGGCTTCATTTAACCAACTTATTGGTCTGGCCACCACTATCTCTTTCCTGATAGCGCCCATTATAGCGATGCTTAACTACAAGTTGATTTTCAGCCAACATTTAACAAAGAAACAACAACCTGGCAAGGCCATGCAATGGCTTTCCATTGCCGGAATTGGCTTTCTTTTCCTGTTTTCATTTGTACTTATCTATTTCAATTGGTTTCAATAG
- a CDS encoding APC family permease, protein MNIRNINKTSSTKLGTFGGVFTPSLLTILGVIMYLRFGWVVGNVGLIGTLLIVTLSTTITFLTSLSISAIATNAPVKGGGAYFLISRSLGAEIGGAVGIPLYLAQAFSVSLYVIGFSESVVAIFPTLDIKWVGIITTLFLGGLALFSTTATIKSQFFIMGLIAISLLSLALGSPMEDSQIELWGVPAAQSVDFWQVFAIFFPAVTGIMAGVNMSGDLKDPAKSIPKGTFMAIGVGYLIYMILPVILASRADASTLIENPLIMQDIAIWGGAIVLGIWGATLSSATGSLLGAPRVLQALANDKILPKWAGIFSKVEGKEKIPRAATVFTIGLTLVTVYFGNLNLIAPVLTMFFLTTYAVLNITAATERFLGSASFRPKFKVHWIFSLLGALGCAGVMLLINALATFMAFLVIAIIFVWLERRKIEATWGGLGRGVFSSIIRYALFRLEKEGNAKSWRPNILVLSGSPGKRWRLIELADDITNGNALFTVTTIVSESNVPQEKVKDFENRIMDYLVNKNVQALVRVVRAPDPFSGAMHMVNSYGLGQLVPNTILLGDTRENRNLLPYSEMIRHFFKSKKNVIIVQDEDNIGFKKKEVIDIWWGGLKKNGSLMIILAYLLKNSREWQQASVNVKMVVPNKEAYGGAKENLDRIFEGMRTGFDYQILIADGRNFWDIMAEESKNSDMIMMGLAVPEEEGAFEDYYVRLKERTKSLPTKVFVLAAQEVEFDKVLI, encoded by the coding sequence ATGAACATCAGAAATATAAACAAAACCAGCTCTACCAAGCTAGGTACCTTTGGAGGGGTTTTTACTCCCTCTTTACTTACTATCCTTGGTGTAATCATGTACCTGAGGTTTGGTTGGGTAGTGGGAAATGTGGGGTTGATTGGGACCCTATTGATCGTAACGCTTTCCACAACCATTACTTTCCTGACCTCCTTGTCCATTTCTGCCATTGCCACAAATGCACCGGTCAAAGGTGGAGGCGCCTACTTTTTGATCAGTAGGTCATTGGGGGCAGAAATTGGTGGGGCGGTAGGGATACCCCTGTACCTGGCCCAGGCATTTTCTGTTTCTTTGTACGTTATTGGTTTTTCGGAATCAGTAGTCGCTATCTTCCCTACTTTGGATATAAAATGGGTTGGCATAATTACAACCTTGTTTCTAGGCGGTTTGGCTTTGTTTTCCACTACCGCGACCATTAAATCCCAGTTTTTTATCATGGGTTTAATCGCCATTTCCTTATTGTCCCTGGCTTTGGGCAGTCCAATGGAAGATTCGCAGATTGAGCTTTGGGGAGTGCCTGCTGCTCAATCTGTTGATTTTTGGCAGGTTTTTGCCATCTTTTTCCCCGCGGTGACAGGTATTATGGCCGGCGTTAATATGTCGGGAGATTTAAAAGATCCAGCCAAATCCATACCCAAGGGTACCTTTATGGCCATAGGCGTAGGCTATTTGATTTATATGATTTTGCCAGTAATATTGGCGAGCAGAGCAGATGCTTCTACCCTGATCGAAAATCCCTTGATCATGCAGGATATCGCCATTTGGGGAGGAGCCATTGTGCTTGGCATATGGGGCGCAACCCTTTCTAGTGCAACAGGTAGTTTATTGGGGGCTCCCAGGGTATTACAAGCCCTGGCCAATGATAAAATATTGCCTAAATGGGCGGGGATATTCAGTAAAGTAGAGGGGAAAGAGAAAATTCCCCGTGCAGCTACGGTTTTCACCATTGGCTTGACCTTGGTAACAGTGTATTTCGGTAATTTAAACCTTATTGCTCCTGTTTTAACCATGTTTTTTCTAACCACCTATGCCGTTTTAAATATCACTGCGGCCACAGAGCGGTTTTTGGGTAGTGCTTCTTTCAGGCCTAAATTTAAGGTGCATTGGATTTTTTCATTATTGGGAGCGCTTGGTTGTGCGGGTGTGATGTTATTGATCAATGCATTGGCCACATTTATGGCCTTTCTTGTGATTGCTATCATTTTTGTTTGGCTGGAAAGGCGAAAAATAGAAGCGACCTGGGGAGGCTTAGGGAGGGGAGTATTTTCTTCCATTATCAGGTACGCTTTATTCAGGCTAGAAAAAGAAGGCAATGCCAAAAGCTGGCGGCCCAATATCCTTGTTTTGTCAGGGTCACCAGGGAAAAGGTGGCGTTTGATAGAACTTGCGGATGACATTACGAATGGGAATGCCTTGTTTACTGTGACCACCATTGTGTCTGAATCCAATGTTCCTCAGGAGAAAGTAAAAGATTTTGAGAATAGAATTATGGATTACCTGGTCAACAAAAATGTTCAGGCATTGGTTAGGGTGGTCAGGGCGCCAGATCCATTTTCAGGTGCCATGCATATGGTCAATTCCTATGGTTTGGGGCAGTTGGTGCCCAATACGATATTGCTGGGAGATACCAGAGAGAACAGGAATTTACTTCCTTATTCAGAAATGATACGGCACTTTTTTAAATCCAAGAAAAACGTAATCATTGTTCAGGATGAGGACAATATAGGTTTCAAGAAGAAAGAAGTTATTGATATATGGTGGGGAGGATTAAAGAAAAATGGTAGTTTGATGATCATTTTGGCCTACTTGTTAAAAAACAGTAGGGAATGGCAACAGGCTTCTGTAAATGTGAAAATGGTAGTTCCCAATAAGGAAGCTTATGGGGGTGCAAAGGAAAATTTAGATAGGATTTTTGAAGGAATGCGAACCGGTTTTGATTACCAGATATTAATTGCTGATGGTAGAAATTTTTGGGACATCATGGCTGAAGAATCAAAAAACAGCGACATGATCATGATGGGCTTGGCAGTGCCTGAAGAAGAAGGGGCTTTCGAAGATTATTATGTAAGGTTAAAAGAACGTACCAAATCCCTGCCTACTAAGGTCTTTGTATTGGCCGCGCAGGAGGTGGAGTTTGATAAAGTATTGATTTAG